Proteins encoded in a region of the Solanum dulcamara chromosome 9, daSolDulc1.2, whole genome shotgun sequence genome:
- the LOC129902808 gene encoding protein MKS1-like yields the protein MPFSSFSISTKFASPYSFLPTFDSLIFPMDKQENPAGKSPRRELQGPRPSPLKVRKDSHKIRKPPMAPSQHHHQPPQAPPRPPVIIYTVSPKVIHANPSEFMTLVQRLTGPDHNSATCSTSATATSSFSSSSSSLFPFQENMNTGAISPAARFASIEKTRVPEGKKLQKNCDNMENYNNMVHEGIEIGTEIERSGFFPGILSPNPSSLPPIPPNFFSPPSHDPNPLGFFYDLSPVLHSNNNNNRNYFELPNFLPSPSNNNFISPRLFLSPGTPSFDLFNNLFDV from the coding sequence ATGCCTTTTTCCTCCTTTTCAATATCTACAAAATTTGCATCCCCTTATTCTTTCCTTCCAACCTTTGACTCTCTAATATTTCCGATGGATAAACAGGAAAACCCCGCCGGAAAATCACCAAGGAGAGAGCTCCAAGGACCCCGTCCGTCCCCACTTAAAGTACGTAAAGATTCTCACAAGATCAGAAAACCACCCATGGCGCCATCACAACACCACCATCAACCACCACAAGCTCCGCCACGACCACCGGTCATTATATATACCGTGTCTCCCAAGGTAATCCATGCAAACCCTAGCGAGTTCATGACATTAGTTCAAAGACTCACGGGGCCGGATCATAATTCGGCCACGTGTTCCACATCGGCAACTGCCACATCATCATTTTCGTCCTCTTCATCCTCGTTATTTCctttccaagaaaatatgaacaCCGGGGCGATATCCCCGGCTGCTAGGTTTGCGTCGATAGAGAAAACAAGGGTACCTGAAgggaaaaaattacaaaaaaattgtgataatatggaaaattataataatatggTACATGAAGGTATAGAAATAGGGACAGAAATTGAACGTAGTGGATTTTTTCCTGGAATTTTATCACCAAATCCATCTTCACTTCCACCTATACCACCAAATTTCTTTTCACCACCATCACATGATCCAAATCCACTAGGGTTTTTTTATGACTTAAGTCCCGTGTTacatagtaacaacaacaacaacagaaattattttgaattaccaaatttCTTACCTAGCCCTTCGAATAATAATTTCATTTCTCCAAGATTATTTTTATCTCCAGGTACTCCATCTTTTGACCTTTTCAATAACTTATTCGACGTTTAA